A region of Haliotis asinina isolate JCU_RB_2024 chromosome 7, JCU_Hal_asi_v2, whole genome shotgun sequence DNA encodes the following proteins:
- the LOC137290295 gene encoding E3 ubiquitin-protein ligase MARCHF4-like, with protein sequence MADLEGKYMCSEDITQAEESLLSKSNQDQFSVENETVNLPPVEVEQGNEPDHRGGEETEGETEPLYDTDTDCTHSCASSSQGSPLPSKKFLAEQMGMGGPESCVTNPVMEPLPLKKYLSTELGCGDADCPSCLSSSNVTPLPYRKFKPPESDAGTDLLPVCRICQLPGDDDEILFSPCRCAGSLRYVHYHCLLKWIEVCSRKTKKPPKCELCFFPYIRHKRFKFHHWRLPKVSKRDKCLHTAFLFNLIVMIGCAVATVLCFLSDKGQITNLPKNKVELTSEEVITLACGVFFFVSFFIAMTVEIKAKHTVYKLFIKFLTQNTEWQIEPYERTKDPMYNIHPSHNV encoded by the exons ATGGCTGACCTAGAAGGCAAGTACATGTGCAGTGAAGACATCACACAGGCAGAGGAATCTCTGTTGTCCAAGTCTAATCAAGACCAATTCTCAGTTGAAAATGAAACCGTAAACCTGCCTCCAGTGGAAGTTGAGCAGGGGAATGAACCTGACCACCGAGGAGGGGAGGAGACTGAGGGTGAGACAGAGCCGCTCTacgacacagacacagactgcACCCATAGCTGTGCCTCCAGCTCACAAGGCTCCCCTCTCCCCTCCAAGAAGTTCTTGGCAGAGCAAATGGGTATGGGTGGCCCAGAGAGCTGTGTCACTAATCCTGTGATGGAGCCATTGCCCCTGAAGAAGTATCTTTCCACGGAACTTGGGTGTGGAGATGCTGACTGTCCCAGTTGCCTGTCCAGCAGCAATGTGACTCCACTACCGTACAGAAAGTTCAAGCCTCCAGAATCTGATGCAGGAACTGATCTGTTACCTGTGTGTCGCATCTGCCAACTTCCAGGAGATGATGATGAAATACTCTTCTCACCATGTCGGTGTGCAGGCTCTCTCAGATATGTGCATTACCATTGTTTGTTG AAATGGATAGAAGTGTGCTCAAGGAAGACAAAGAAACCCCCAAAGTGTGAACTCTGCTTCTTTCCTTACATCCGACACAAGAGATTTAAG TTCCACCACTGGCGTCTACCAAAGGTGAGCAAGAGGGACAAATGTCTACACACAGCGTTCCTGTTCAACCTGATAGTCATGATTGGATGTGCAGTGGCCACTGTTCTTTGTTTTCTCTCCGACAAGGGACAGATCACAAACTTGCCCAAGAACAAAGTGGAACTGACATCGGAGGAAGTGATAACCCTAGCATGCGGTGTGTTCTTCTTTGTGTCGTTCTTCATCGCCATGACCGTTGAGATCAAAGCGAAGCATACGGTGTACAAACTCTTCATCAAGTTCCTCACTCAGAACACAGAATGGCAGATCGAACCCTATGAGCGCACAAAGGATCCGATGTACAATATCCACCCATCGCACAAtgtgtga